From the Ruania alkalisoli genome, one window contains:
- a CDS encoding ROK family protein, translating into MHDSPATLAVDCGGGGIKASVLDAAGTMHAQPVRASTPYPLPPERLLQVIADLADQLPPAGRVTVGMPGMVRHGVVVSTPHYITRAGPRTRPVPELVQAWSGFDMRAAVSRRLDMPAIVLNDAEVHGAGVIAGAGLELMLTFGTGLGNALFDGGVLAPHQELSQGPVRWGLTYDEYVGEHERLRLGDAMWSRRIRRVVDALRPVYLWDRLYIGGGNSRRLVPGVLDKLDDDVVIVPNSAGIIGGVRVWSLTT; encoded by the coding sequence GTGCACGACTCTCCAGCCACGCTTGCCGTCGACTGCGGCGGGGGCGGCATCAAGGCGTCCGTCCTCGACGCTGCAGGCACCATGCACGCACAGCCCGTCCGGGCCTCCACTCCGTACCCACTTCCGCCGGAGCGCCTGCTCCAGGTCATCGCCGACCTGGCCGACCAGCTGCCCCCGGCCGGCCGGGTGACTGTGGGCATGCCCGGAATGGTCCGACACGGCGTCGTGGTATCGACACCGCACTACATCACCCGAGCAGGTCCGCGGACGCGTCCCGTCCCTGAACTGGTGCAGGCGTGGTCGGGTTTCGATATGCGAGCGGCCGTCTCCCGACGCCTGGACATGCCGGCGATCGTCCTCAACGATGCGGAGGTGCACGGAGCCGGCGTGATAGCCGGGGCCGGCCTGGAGCTGATGCTCACCTTCGGCACGGGCCTGGGGAACGCCCTCTTCGACGGCGGAGTCCTTGCCCCGCACCAGGAGCTGTCCCAAGGGCCAGTGCGCTGGGGGCTCACCTACGACGAGTACGTGGGCGAGCACGAACGCCTACGGCTGGGCGACGCGATGTGGTCGCGGCGGATCCGGCGGGTCGTCGATGCACTGCGGCCGGTCTACCTGTGGGACCGGCTCTACATCGGGGGTGGAAACTCACGCCGGCTCGTGCCCGGGGTGCTCGACAAACTGGATGACGACGTCGTCATCGTCCCCAACAGCGCAGGAATCATCGGCGGGGTCCGCGTCTGGTCCCTGACCACCTGA
- the rplQ gene encoding 50S ribosomal protein L17, whose protein sequence is MPKPTKGPRLGGGPAHERLILANMAQSLFEHQSIRTTEARAKRLRPLAERLITKAKRGDLHARRQVHAVLSRKDIVHELFAEIAPAMAERQGGYTRITKVAPRKGDNAPMAVIELVMEPVSPKQATVKEAEAAAKRAVKEEAAAEATDAAVEEPAAEVVAEEQAQAGDEAETTDAVEETDANEGADEAEASK, encoded by the coding sequence ATGCCCAAGCCCACGAAGGGTCCTCGCCTCGGTGGCGGACCGGCGCACGAGCGGCTCATCCTGGCGAACATGGCCCAGTCCCTGTTCGAGCACCAGAGCATCCGCACCACGGAAGCCCGTGCGAAGCGGCTGCGCCCCTTGGCAGAGCGGTTGATCACCAAGGCCAAGCGTGGCGACCTGCACGCGCGCCGTCAGGTGCATGCCGTCCTCTCTCGCAAGGACATCGTGCACGAGTTGTTCGCTGAGATCGCTCCGGCGATGGCCGAGCGGCAGGGTGGCTACACCCGGATCACGAAGGTGGCTCCGCGCAAGGGCGACAACGCGCCCATGGCGGTCATCGAGCTCGTGATGGAGCCGGTGAGCCCGAAGCAGGCCACGGTGAAGGAGGCCGAGGCTGCCGCCAAGCGCGCCGTCAAGGAGGAGGCAGCAGCCGAGGCGACGGACGCCGCCGTCGAGGAACCGGCCGCCGAGGTCGTAGCGGAGGAGCAGGCTCAGGCCGGCGACGAGGCTGAGACCACGGACGCCGTCGAGGAGACCGACGCCAACGAGGGTGCCGACGAGGCCGAGGCCAGCAAGTAG
- a CDS encoding alpha/beta fold hydrolase: MSSTTVLLVHGIRTSSSMWTRVQADLDAAGMPSIAVDLPGHGRRMDEEFTLAAADETLERAAAQAPASVVAVGLSLGGYLTLRWAARTDARVAGVLAASCAVRPRGLPLAAYVAIAGLIHRLPDRGRGLHDLTTYAILGGVAAREVSAGGVALDAMVPTLQAMGEVDPIADLARLEVPVWLVNGAWDHFRLEESRFARAAYCSRRIRIRGAGHVLTADRPHELARLVRTLVRSVA, from the coding sequence GTGAGTTCCACCACCGTGCTGCTCGTGCATGGCATCCGTACGTCGAGTTCGATGTGGACGCGGGTCCAGGCGGATCTGGATGCTGCCGGTATGCCGAGCATCGCTGTCGATCTCCCCGGCCATGGGAGGCGGATGGACGAGGAGTTCACCCTCGCGGCCGCTGATGAGACTCTCGAACGAGCTGCAGCCCAGGCGCCGGCGTCAGTCGTGGCGGTCGGCCTGTCCCTCGGTGGCTACCTCACCCTCAGGTGGGCCGCACGGACCGATGCGCGCGTCGCAGGCGTGCTGGCCGCGTCGTGTGCGGTGCGTCCGCGCGGTCTCCCGCTGGCTGCCTATGTGGCGATCGCCGGACTGATCCATCGACTTCCCGACCGCGGCAGGGGACTGCACGATCTCACGACCTATGCGATTCTGGGCGGTGTCGCTGCCCGTGAGGTCTCCGCGGGAGGCGTGGCTCTCGATGCGATGGTTCCGACTCTGCAAGCCATGGGTGAGGTCGACCCCATCGCCGACCTGGCCCGGCTCGAAGTTCCGGTCTGGCTGGTGAACGGGGCGTGGGACCACTTCCGGCTCGAAGAGTCCCGGTTCGCTCGCGCCGCGTACTGCTCACGGCGGATCCGGATACGCGGAGCCGGGCACGTCCTGACGGCAGATCGTCCGCACGAGTTGGCACGGCTGGTGCGGACGCTGGTGCGGAGCGTGGCATGA
- a CDS encoding DNA-directed RNA polymerase subunit alpha: MLIAQRPTLTEDIVDEYRSRFVIEPLEPGFGYTLGNSLRRTLLSSIPGAAVTSIRIDGVLHEFSTIPGVKEDVTEIILNIKNIVVSSENDEPVVMYLRKQGPGTVTAADITPPAGVEVHNPELHIATINAKGKVEIELTVERGRGYVSAAQNKPFDAEIGRVPVDSIYSPVLKVTYKVEATRVEQRTDFDRLIVDVETKRSMAPRDALASAGKTLVELFGLARELNVEAEGIEIGPSPTDSALAEDLALPIEQLDLTIRSYNCLKREGIHTVGELVARSEADLLDIRNFGAKSITEVKEKLVGLGLSLKDSPADFDPTLVASAYDDGDDFDAYN; the protein is encoded by the coding sequence GTGCTCATTGCACAGCGCCCCACCCTGACCGAGGACATCGTTGACGAGTATCGCTCGCGCTTCGTCATCGAGCCGCTCGAGCCTGGTTTCGGATACACGCTCGGTAACTCCTTGCGCCGGACCCTCCTCTCCTCCATCCCTGGTGCAGCGGTCACCAGCATCCGGATCGACGGCGTGCTCCACGAGTTCTCCACGATCCCTGGTGTGAAGGAGGATGTCACCGAGATCATCCTCAACATCAAGAACATCGTGGTCTCGTCGGAGAACGACGAGCCGGTGGTGATGTACCTACGCAAGCAGGGCCCAGGCACGGTCACTGCTGCCGACATCACCCCGCCGGCCGGAGTCGAGGTGCACAATCCGGAGCTGCACATCGCCACCATCAACGCCAAGGGCAAGGTGGAGATCGAGCTCACTGTCGAGCGTGGCCGCGGTTACGTCTCGGCCGCGCAGAACAAGCCGTTCGATGCCGAGATCGGCCGAGTCCCCGTGGACTCGATCTACTCGCCGGTGCTCAAGGTGACGTACAAGGTCGAGGCCACCCGTGTCGAGCAGCGTACGGACTTCGACCGACTGATCGTCGATGTCGAGACCAAGCGTTCCATGGCGCCGCGTGACGCACTCGCCTCGGCTGGAAAGACCTTGGTGGAGCTGTTCGGTCTCGCTCGTGAGCTGAACGTCGAGGCGGAAGGAATCGAGATCGGCCCGTCGCCGACCGACTCCGCGCTGGCCGAGGACCTCGCGCTGCCGATTGAGCAGCTGGACCTGACGATCCGTTCGTACAACTGCCTCAAGCGCGAAGGTATCCACACCGTCGGTGAGCTCGTTGCACGCAGTGAGGCGGATCTGCTCGACATCCGCAACTTCGGCGCCAAGTCGATCACCGAGGTGAAGGAGAAGCTGGTCGGACTCGGTCTGTCCCTGAAGGACAGCCCGGCCGACTTCGACCCGACGCTCGTGGCCAGCGCCTACGACGACGGCGACGACTTCGACGCCTACAACTGA
- the rpsM gene encoding 30S ribosomal protein S13, whose protein sequence is MARLVGVDLPRDKRLEVALTYIFGVGRTRAAETLKATGLSPDLRVKDLGDNDVVALRDYLEATYQLEGDLRREIAADIRRKVEIGCYQGLRHRRGLPVHGQRTKTNARTRKGPKRTVAGKKKAGR, encoded by the coding sequence ATGGCACGACTCGTCGGTGTCGACCTCCCCCGCGACAAGCGGCTCGAGGTGGCACTCACCTATATCTTCGGTGTCGGACGCACCCGTGCGGCTGAGACCCTGAAGGCGACCGGGCTGAGCCCGGACCTGCGCGTCAAGGACCTGGGCGACAACGACGTCGTCGCCCTGCGTGACTACCTCGAGGCGACCTACCAGCTGGAGGGTGACCTGCGGCGTGAGATCGCTGCGGATATCCGTCGCAAGGTCGAGATCGGGTGCTACCAGGGCCTGCGTCACCGTCGCGGGTTGCCCGTGCACGGGCAGCGCACCAAAACCAACGCCCGTACCCGCAAGGGTCCCAAGCGGACCGTCGCCGGCAAGAAGAAGGCCGGTCGCTAG
- the rpsK gene encoding 30S ribosomal protein S11, producing MPPKTRQATATRKPRRKEKKNVSQGNAYIKSTFNNTIVSITDPSGAVISWASSGQVGFKGSRKSTPFAAQLAAEAAARKAQEHGMKKVDVFVKGPGSGRETAIRSLQATGLEVGSIQDVTPQAHNGCRPPKRRRV from the coding sequence ATGCCTCCCAAGACTCGCCAGGCGACTGCCACGCGCAAGCCGCGCCGCAAGGAGAAGAAGAACGTCTCCCAGGGCAACGCCTACATCAAGTCCACCTTCAACAACACGATCGTCTCCATCACCGACCCGTCCGGTGCGGTGATCTCCTGGGCTTCCTCCGGCCAGGTCGGGTTCAAGGGTTCGCGCAAGTCGACCCCGTTCGCGGCCCAGCTCGCTGCGGAGGCCGCTGCTCGCAAGGCTCAGGAGCACGGGATGAAGAAGGTCGACGTGTTCGTCAAGGGCCCGGGTTCGGGCCGTGAGACAGCGATCCGCTCGCTGCAGGCGACTGGCCTTGAGGTCGGTTCGATCCAGGACGTGACGCCGCAGGCGCACAACGGCTGCCGCCCGCCGAAGCGTCGTCGCGTCTGA